aattaacgcgAACGGTTTACATGGTATCGAAAGGTATGGTGTCTTTCAGGTGTCCTGAAGACATTAATGCTGGTGTTACCGAGGTAGGAATCGTCACGGTTATCGTATGTCTgtgtgatattattaatattgaccaTCTATCAAGCCAGCAATGAGATTGTCTTTTTTTTCGATGATGTCGTAGTTGTCGCATTCGTTCGGCCTTAAGTATTTTAGAATCCTTTTGATGAGAGCATTCTACCGATTTACGGATTTTTGGAAGAGTAATCTAATCTAagagtgtattttttttaaataatttattggaacaaaacaaattaacattaaGAAATGTGATTGTTAACAGCATTAGTCATAGTGTGCGTCCACTTTGACGGCCTAACGCGGTTGCGACGACGGGCGCGAAGTATCAAACTTATGAAACCGCCGTTTGCGTCCATAGCGTAGTGACTAAGGCGCCTAGCACGCGTAGTTTTCAAACGTCCTATCCGCGCATTATGGCTACACTACGAGCCTAGACAACAAGCGAGCTAATGCGCGGTTGGCGGTGATATCAAACCAGGTCGGTCTTGTCGCCCGGAGTATGCGCTTTTGCTaacctttcttttgtaaaattacGTAAGGTGTTTATAAGTGCTATTCAATCTAAACCAACAGGCAAAGTAATCATCCACACCACAGTAATCgcgtaaaataagaaaattattgaacGAAATAAAAGAACAATTTAGTGGAAGTGTATGTAAGTTTAATATGCCTGCTATCGTATCGGATATCTAATAGGATAGGATCGgactatcatataaaaatatcaaaacctcGTCCATAGTTTACAACACCTGAAATAAGTCTTATCGCTATAGAAGCTCGCTCGTCACTGTGGCCACCACGCGCCCCCGCGCCATAGTCCCTAGTCACCGCGCATTCAGTGTGGACACAGGCACCATTAGCACCCACCTCCAAGGAGACGGCGTTCCAACAttcaataaacttttattgtttatattgagtaaaaaaatatgcttttttatagtttattttaatatttttttcagtattaAATCATATTCGACAACGTCATGCCAGGTTTctgaaaatttaacaaaacattgaCTTCTCcacttttaatttacaattccattttatgaatatttgccgtatttttttaatttcgggcatttttttaacgctgaaaTAAATCTCGGGTAGCCCTACACCATATTCACTTTTGTATTAGTTATAGACAAACTTGCTCAACTTAGCttcaatctttaaaataatattatattgtaattaaaaacttaatcaaatcaaaaatcaaattcaCGGGTTGAATCAGGACCAGCAAAGGCCCGCGTATGCGGGCCGGCCGTCATAGCGCCACGGTAGCACGCGAAAGCGATCCTGTGGcgttcctcgttaagacggaaaggatgccgctggttttttagtgggtatttcgatgctcggggtgcactcggcgccttggacaccgacaagccccccactgttcccgtgggggaaacgcgtaatgcgtttttccagagtTAAGACCAGTATtgcacagtacagtaacagtaacagcctgttaatgtcccactgctgggctaaggcctcctctcccttttgaggagaaggttgtggagcttattccaccacgctgctccaatgcgggttggtagaatacacatgtggcagaatttcaatgaaattagacacatgcaggtttcctcacgatgttttccttcaccgttaagcacgagatgaattataatcacaaattaagcacatgaaaatacagtggtgcttgcccgggtttgaacccacgatcattggataagattcacgcgttctaaccactgggccatctcggcttgttgtATTGCACAGAGCCGAGGCAAATGTCTTGAGAAGAGAAAGGCCTATATCCAACAGTGGGATAAAGAAGGCTGTGGATGTTAATGATGAAGTAAAGGATTTATCAAATAGCTGTACTTAATCCGTGTATTTGCGATAAGACTAGTCTATCGACAATCATGCAAAGTTTTCACAGATACCCTCtccgaaattgtatttttctaacatttaaaaatattatgtatatataatgctttGCCGCGCCGCTTGGAAAttgttgtagtaatattatgttctcatgttagtgaatgtgtttcttgatgagaataaagtttctttaaccccaaaaaaaatttttaaagggTTTTTATTCacacgtaaatattttaaatcatataaccACTTGTGACCAAGGACACTGCAGTGTTAGAAAAGTCTGGActgataaaaaaatgacaaaatatgttgtttaattcaatttgtaacAATTCCGAAACCTAATAAATCATtaccctaaatattttttgtttgcgtCTCGCGACACCATGTGTATAACACGTGTTTGTGGCCCTTATAAAAGGTTGagtaagggtccgttcacacagaccggctcggagaggagagcagatttttatcacgttggaaacagtgttttgagtgattgtagtaaagtttatttttgcatttgcaccttttttgtcattaaaaatgcctgaacgcgcttcgtgtgaagtaataaaaggagccgaccggctccgcttgcgtgctctttctcgctcgcacccgctttcagatctcttccagccggtcgatgtgaaatagttggcggctccgctccggccaattccaagcgtatacgacccggtctgtgtgaaaagaaaaaagcaggccgatgctctccgagccggtctgtgtgaacggaccctaaggcTGGCTTAAACCAATATATGAAGGTAATActcaattacaaaatttaaaaaatcataacacACAATCCTAAAATGATTAAGCGATgctacaaaaaaattacagcaGTTATAGTTATAGTTAGCATCTATCTACTATTTCATTTAACAACTAACACAGCTTGTGATATTTGTAGTGCGATTTATACGGAATCTAGattgaatataaattctaatataataatattatatttaaatattgatcttTGACTatctataattctataaaaggtttttttcttATATGACACGTAATTCGAATGATCATCAccttaataaaaaagaacactAAAACCTCTATATTAAACATAGGTGACCACACTTGAAAATGaagcaatactttttttatcataGATTAAGATTGCAACTATAAAGTACATCTTTTATGATGGTGacatacattattaaatgttgttatttatCAAGGAATccataaaatactatatattataaaataataactttggaAAGACAGTTTCCCAATAACATTCTGCAAGATTTTGATGCATCCATTCCATGGGCAAATTACACTTGACCAAAACATTTATATGCATAATGTAAGATTGAATGATACTAAAGattgttatttagtaaatacAACTCATATTAAGTatgatttaagattttttaaaaagtgtACTTTATTTTAGCCATGTTAAGCCATTGTTATCCTGATGTTTTAAGATATTTCCATACTCTCCATACAAggcagttaaaaaaaaaacagaacactgtataataaagaataaaaaaggtTTCAACAATTTACTGTTTAATTCTATTAgtggaaaaatatttcataaacaaaaatcatttaacaaaacattttttgagTACagcaattaataatttagaaacagcaaacagtaatttttttgaaaataattagaaCTAACTCTTCTCATTACCTTCGATCATCAACatctgaaaatattaaaaggtcAATTAGTTTTAAAAGAGCAAGAAATTTGTTgccataatttataataagaggAGATTGAAAACATTTAAGTCATTTTTTACAAGATTTAGCTTCACATTATAGAATGTGGATATAAACTGGCAACTGAATTTTTAACTTTCCTCCCAAACCAATGAGACTAAATTTTGCACACATTTTTGGTATTTGTGACACAAAACTCAactatattaaatgataattatctaaatacatagattaaataaatgttagtttttaaaatagtattattaacaaaaaatacaggATCCATAGAAGGAGTCAAACTAGAGACTACTAAACATTCATTTCTGTTACTACCAGTagcataaaagtatatatagtataaatacatGCAATACTTACTTTTACCATCACAAGcaacaatttttactttatcCACCTTAGCAACTTCTTGAACTTCCCTAAACTCTACATCATTTAACATAAATGTCCATACATTATCACAAAACCtgaaaaatagaaatttattttgaactttCACAAATGATAATTTCGAATTTAAACCTTTGATATCGTATATACCTATAAGTATTTAGCTTTCCTGCCTTAAAAGTTAGTCTAGACTTTACTCTGTTGGATAAGGCTTGATTTATAGATCTATCGAACTGTAACATGACTTTTAAAGCCAGTGAGTGTGTTATTTGACCATACTGAAAacaaatcgaataataaattagtataattttattaaaacaaatacaatttgacatacaaataatgtttttgtgtaCCTGTATTAATTCCTCAAGGCTTTCCTGTAATGTATTTCCAATTGTCGTATTTCTATACAGTTGATATGACATAActgcttaattaatttatgcggtttacaaaactatttattattttaaatcttattgtAATACTATTTGCAAGCGCAGTTCTTGTACTTGCAATTTCATCAAATAATCAAAACGGATGCAAAATATCACAGGTAATGTAATAAACAGTTGACGAGCACGAGCAGTCAACAGAGTATATAACCACTGGAACAGTCTATACTTATTAGTGTTACCATTTAACACAGatcacattttaatattaagttacaaTTTGATCAATTGTTTGACTTTGATCGCCACAAAAGCAGCGATAATAACGTTTCAGTGCAGTCAACTCCAGGGTTGAAATAATGAACTTGACTcaagcatttataataattgcgaTATTGCTGCAGTATCATATTTTAGCAAATGTACAATAATaagcatttgaaaaaaaaagtgacaACACCGCGGTAGCCGTTCCTCAAACTACAGCTGGCTTTTGACAtctgacataaatattttattaaaatgacaattatcttgtaaacattaaaagaggttatataaattgattacaaTTAAAGATGAattgaattacaattaatttaaaatttaatcatttgtACAAAATGGCACTATTTAAAAGCttgaaattaaatacttttcaaaTGTATCGTTTCTCCGTTACATTATGTTTGAATCAAAAGGATGCatgtttattgaaaatttcttcttttataaatagaattccGCAACGTCAATTGTTTTGGGAAAGGGATAGGAAAGGAGGTTATAACAGTAAAGAACAACCTGGTAAAATCCAACATATTAAAGATGGATTCAAAGAGCTTAAAAcagaatttaaattgtttactcAAGAAGTTAAAGAGTTCATAGCAGCGGATCCATTGCTTATTGCACGACCAGGTAAGATCAAATTCGAATACTTTACTTTCTTCAATTGCGgtctt
The Nymphalis io chromosome 19, ilAglIoxx1.1, whole genome shotgun sequence DNA segment above includes these coding regions:
- the LOC126776038 gene encoding transcription initiation factor IIA subunit 2 isoform X2, producing the protein MSYQLYRNTTIGNTLQESLEELIQYGQITHSLALKVMLQFDRSINQALSNRVKSRLTFKAGKLNTYRFCDNVWTFMLNDVEFREVQEVAKVDKVKIVACDGKNVDDRR
- the LOC126776038 gene encoding transcription initiation factor IIA subunit 2 isoform X1 translates to MSYQLYRNTTIGNTLQESLEELIQYGQITHSLALKVMLQFDRSINQALSNRVKSRLTFKAGKLNTYRFCDNVWTFMLNDVEFREVQEVAKVDKVKIVACDGKSKYCMYLYYIYFYATGSFLLVVELCASSSG